One stretch of Lagenorhynchus albirostris chromosome 13, mLagAlb1.1, whole genome shotgun sequence DNA includes these proteins:
- the GEMIN6 gene encoding gem-associated protein 6, which produces MNEWMKKGPLEWQDYTYKEVRVTASEKEYKGWVLTVDPVSTNIVLVNFLEDGSMSVTGIMGHAVQTVEILNEGDHSVREKLMDLFMSGDCKAYSPEDLEKRKNSLKKWLEKNHIPITEEGDSRRTLCVAGVLTIDPPYGPENCNSSNEIILSRVQDLIQGHLAASQ; this is translated from the exons atgaatgaatggatgaagaaaggCCCCTTAGAATGGCAAGATTACACTTACAAAGAAGTCAGAGTGACAGCCAGTGAGAAGGAGTATAAAGGATGGGTTTTAACCGTAGACCCAGTCTCTACCAA TATTGTCCTTGTGAACTTCCTTGAAGATGGCAGCATGTCTGTGACCGGAATTATGGGACATGCTGTGCAGACTGTTGAAATTTTGAATGAAGGGGACCATAGCGTGAGAGAGAAGCTGATGGATTTGTTCATGTCTGGAGACTGTAAGGCGTACAGCCCTGAGGatctggaaaagagaaagaacagcctGAAGAAATGGCTGGAGAAGAACCACATCCCCATCACTGAAGAGGGAGATTCACGAAGGACTCTCTGTGTGGCTGGGGTCTTGACTATAGATCCACCATATGGTCCAGAAAATTGCAACAGTtctaatgaaattattttgtcCCGTGTTCAGGATCTTATTCAAGGACACCTTGCAGCTTCCCAGTGA